The following are encoded in a window of Alosa sapidissima isolate fAloSap1 chromosome 10, fAloSap1.pri, whole genome shotgun sequence genomic DNA:
- the fam131bb gene encoding AF4/FMR2 family member lilli isoform X2, which yields MGCIGSRTLTDGLPVQKDGEQHGQTDFSWDGINLSMEDTTSILPRLKKRHSNAYGIGALANASLSGVSGVSRSMKDKVTKPTAMAQGKVAHMIEWQNWGMQTVGPGGTYGVRASSLHMQQERKMENDAYSDLSDGEKEARMAAGVLQQFAISEATLLAWTSMDESMSAGSNQGSVAHLSEANQESITSRDQILHHSSAEVWPHTYVSQGHYCISSSDAWEPISNEPSGMASPAAGSYVMGGGASSEGGYEGNAAATHFLSQQQQQQQQLALQQSQQICQQIQQLQQLQHYQQQQLLQYQSLEQRLHSTSHSLQATPNSTIHSLQPPTHHPPLVDLWGAGHMEAYQSEVGGFVGVATASEGGLNVPTAEDIVKEHSPLLETQEEEEVKEEEVTSCLEPESVTLSPSPAHRTPPTGGSSPAHAAHGTPPTGGSSPGQVTERKASDVTPSVIEMLEEKQQEMEGSSATPISTN from the exons CAGATGGGCTCCCTGTGCAAAAGGATGGAGAGCAG caTGGCCAAACAGACTTTTCATGGGATGGAATCAAT CTCTCCATGGAAGACACCACGTCCATTTTGCCTCGGCTGAAGAAGAGGCACTCCAATGCGTATGGGATCGGTGCTCTGGCTAATGCGTCTCTATCAggtgtgtcag GGGTGTCCCGGTCCATGAAGGACAAGGTGACGAAGCCGACAGCGATGGCGCAGGGCAAGGTGGCGCACATGATCGAGTGGCAGAACTGGGGCATGCAGACGGTGGGGCCGGGCGGCACGTATGGCGTACGCGCCTCTTCCCTGCACATGCAGCAGGAACGCAAGATGGAGAATGACGCCTACAGCGACCTGAGCGACGGAGAGAAGGAGGCCCGCATGGCCGCAG GAGTCCTGCAGCAGTTTGCCATCTCCGAGGCGACGCTCCTGGCGTGGACGTCGATGGATGAAAGCATGAGTGCAGGCTCCAATCAGGGCAGTGTGGCCCACCTGAGCGAGGCCAATCAGGAGAGCATCACTAGTAGAG ATCAGATCCTGCACCACTCCTCTGCAGAAGTGTGGCCCCATACGTACGTATCGCAAGGCCACTACTGCATCTCCTCCTCGGACGCCTGGGAGCCAATCAGCAACGAGCCCTCTGGCATGGCCTCGCCCGCTGCTGGCTCGTACGTGATGGGGGGCGGGGCTTCCAGTGAGGGAGGCTATGAGGGCAACGCTGCTGCTACCCACTTCCtgtcacagcagcagcagcagcagcagcaacttgCCCTGCAGCAGAGTCAGCAGATCTGCCAGCAGatccagcagctgcagcagttACAACACTACCAGCAACAACAGCTGCTACAGTACCAG TCCCTAGAACAGAGGCTACACAGCACCTCTCACTCACTGCAAGCCACGCCCAACAGCACCATCCATAGCTTGCAGCCGCCCACACACCACCCGCCACTGGTGGACTTATGGGGGGCGGGCCATATGGAGGCCTATCAGTCAGAGGTGGGAGGGTTTGTGGGTGTGGCCACCGCCTCAGAGGGCGGCCTAAACGTGCCGACTGCAGAGGACATAGTGAAAGAGCACTCGCCTTTGCTGGAGAcgcaagaggaggaagaggtcaAG GAAGAGGAAGTAACGTCGTGCTTGGAGCCTGAGTCAGTCACTCTTAGCCCCTCCCCTGCGCACAGAACCCCGCCCACTGGAGGCAGCAGCCCAGCACACGCCGCGCACGGGACTCCGCCCACCGGCGGCAGTAGTCCAGGACAGGTCACGGAGCGCAAAGCCTCTGATGTCACCCCTTCTGTCATCGAAATGCTGGAGGAGAAACAGCAAGAGATGGAGGGGTCATCAGCCACGCCCATAAGCACCAATTGA
- the fam131bb gene encoding AF4/FMR2 family member lilli isoform X1 has product MGCIGSRTLTADGLPVQKDGEQHGQTDFSWDGINLSMEDTTSILPRLKKRHSNAYGIGALANASLSGVSGVSRSMKDKVTKPTAMAQGKVAHMIEWQNWGMQTVGPGGTYGVRASSLHMQQERKMENDAYSDLSDGEKEARMAAGVLQQFAISEATLLAWTSMDESMSAGSNQGSVAHLSEANQESITSRDQILHHSSAEVWPHTYVSQGHYCISSSDAWEPISNEPSGMASPAAGSYVMGGGASSEGGYEGNAAATHFLSQQQQQQQQLALQQSQQICQQIQQLQQLQHYQQQQLLQYQSLEQRLHSTSHSLQATPNSTIHSLQPPTHHPPLVDLWGAGHMEAYQSEVGGFVGVATASEGGLNVPTAEDIVKEHSPLLETQEEEEVKEEEVTSCLEPESVTLSPSPAHRTPPTGGSSPAHAAHGTPPTGGSSPGQVTERKASDVTPSVIEMLEEKQQEMEGSSATPISTN; this is encoded by the exons CAGCAGATGGGCTCCCTGTGCAAAAGGATGGAGAGCAG caTGGCCAAACAGACTTTTCATGGGATGGAATCAAT CTCTCCATGGAAGACACCACGTCCATTTTGCCTCGGCTGAAGAAGAGGCACTCCAATGCGTATGGGATCGGTGCTCTGGCTAATGCGTCTCTATCAggtgtgtcag GGGTGTCCCGGTCCATGAAGGACAAGGTGACGAAGCCGACAGCGATGGCGCAGGGCAAGGTGGCGCACATGATCGAGTGGCAGAACTGGGGCATGCAGACGGTGGGGCCGGGCGGCACGTATGGCGTACGCGCCTCTTCCCTGCACATGCAGCAGGAACGCAAGATGGAGAATGACGCCTACAGCGACCTGAGCGACGGAGAGAAGGAGGCCCGCATGGCCGCAG GAGTCCTGCAGCAGTTTGCCATCTCCGAGGCGACGCTCCTGGCGTGGACGTCGATGGATGAAAGCATGAGTGCAGGCTCCAATCAGGGCAGTGTGGCCCACCTGAGCGAGGCCAATCAGGAGAGCATCACTAGTAGAG ATCAGATCCTGCACCACTCCTCTGCAGAAGTGTGGCCCCATACGTACGTATCGCAAGGCCACTACTGCATCTCCTCCTCGGACGCCTGGGAGCCAATCAGCAACGAGCCCTCTGGCATGGCCTCGCCCGCTGCTGGCTCGTACGTGATGGGGGGCGGGGCTTCCAGTGAGGGAGGCTATGAGGGCAACGCTGCTGCTACCCACTTCCtgtcacagcagcagcagcagcagcagcaacttgCCCTGCAGCAGAGTCAGCAGATCTGCCAGCAGatccagcagctgcagcagttACAACACTACCAGCAACAACAGCTGCTACAGTACCAG TCCCTAGAACAGAGGCTACACAGCACCTCTCACTCACTGCAAGCCACGCCCAACAGCACCATCCATAGCTTGCAGCCGCCCACACACCACCCGCCACTGGTGGACTTATGGGGGGCGGGCCATATGGAGGCCTATCAGTCAGAGGTGGGAGGGTTTGTGGGTGTGGCCACCGCCTCAGAGGGCGGCCTAAACGTGCCGACTGCAGAGGACATAGTGAAAGAGCACTCGCCTTTGCTGGAGAcgcaagaggaggaagaggtcaAG GAAGAGGAAGTAACGTCGTGCTTGGAGCCTGAGTCAGTCACTCTTAGCCCCTCCCCTGCGCACAGAACCCCGCCCACTGGAGGCAGCAGCCCAGCACACGCCGCGCACGGGACTCCGCCCACCGGCGGCAGTAGTCCAGGACAGGTCACGGAGCGCAAAGCCTCTGATGTCACCCCTTCTGTCATCGAAATGCTGGAGGAGAAACAGCAAGAGATGGAGGGGTCATCAGCCACGCCCATAAGCACCAATTGA
- the fam131bb gene encoding AF4/FMR2 family member lilli isoform X4 — protein MGCIGSRTLTADGLPVQKDGEQLSMEDTTSILPRLKKRHSNAYGIGALANASLSGVSGVSRSMKDKVTKPTAMAQGKVAHMIEWQNWGMQTVGPGGTYGVRASSLHMQQERKMENDAYSDLSDGEKEARMAAGVLQQFAISEATLLAWTSMDESMSAGSNQGSVAHLSEANQESITSRDQILHHSSAEVWPHTYVSQGHYCISSSDAWEPISNEPSGMASPAAGSYVMGGGASSEGGYEGNAAATHFLSQQQQQQQQLALQQSQQICQQIQQLQQLQHYQQQQLLQYQSLEQRLHSTSHSLQATPNSTIHSLQPPTHHPPLVDLWGAGHMEAYQSEVGGFVGVATASEGGLNVPTAEDIVKEHSPLLETQEEEEVKEEEVTSCLEPESVTLSPSPAHRTPPTGGSSPAHAAHGTPPTGGSSPGQVTERKASDVTPSVIEMLEEKQQEMEGSSATPISTN, from the exons CAGCAGATGGGCTCCCTGTGCAAAAGGATGGAGAGCAG CTCTCCATGGAAGACACCACGTCCATTTTGCCTCGGCTGAAGAAGAGGCACTCCAATGCGTATGGGATCGGTGCTCTGGCTAATGCGTCTCTATCAggtgtgtcag GGGTGTCCCGGTCCATGAAGGACAAGGTGACGAAGCCGACAGCGATGGCGCAGGGCAAGGTGGCGCACATGATCGAGTGGCAGAACTGGGGCATGCAGACGGTGGGGCCGGGCGGCACGTATGGCGTACGCGCCTCTTCCCTGCACATGCAGCAGGAACGCAAGATGGAGAATGACGCCTACAGCGACCTGAGCGACGGAGAGAAGGAGGCCCGCATGGCCGCAG GAGTCCTGCAGCAGTTTGCCATCTCCGAGGCGACGCTCCTGGCGTGGACGTCGATGGATGAAAGCATGAGTGCAGGCTCCAATCAGGGCAGTGTGGCCCACCTGAGCGAGGCCAATCAGGAGAGCATCACTAGTAGAG ATCAGATCCTGCACCACTCCTCTGCAGAAGTGTGGCCCCATACGTACGTATCGCAAGGCCACTACTGCATCTCCTCCTCGGACGCCTGGGAGCCAATCAGCAACGAGCCCTCTGGCATGGCCTCGCCCGCTGCTGGCTCGTACGTGATGGGGGGCGGGGCTTCCAGTGAGGGAGGCTATGAGGGCAACGCTGCTGCTACCCACTTCCtgtcacagcagcagcagcagcagcagcaacttgCCCTGCAGCAGAGTCAGCAGATCTGCCAGCAGatccagcagctgcagcagttACAACACTACCAGCAACAACAGCTGCTACAGTACCAG TCCCTAGAACAGAGGCTACACAGCACCTCTCACTCACTGCAAGCCACGCCCAACAGCACCATCCATAGCTTGCAGCCGCCCACACACCACCCGCCACTGGTGGACTTATGGGGGGCGGGCCATATGGAGGCCTATCAGTCAGAGGTGGGAGGGTTTGTGGGTGTGGCCACCGCCTCAGAGGGCGGCCTAAACGTGCCGACTGCAGAGGACATAGTGAAAGAGCACTCGCCTTTGCTGGAGAcgcaagaggaggaagaggtcaAG GAAGAGGAAGTAACGTCGTGCTTGGAGCCTGAGTCAGTCACTCTTAGCCCCTCCCCTGCGCACAGAACCCCGCCCACTGGAGGCAGCAGCCCAGCACACGCCGCGCACGGGACTCCGCCCACCGGCGGCAGTAGTCCAGGACAGGTCACGGAGCGCAAAGCCTCTGATGTCACCCCTTCTGTCATCGAAATGCTGGAGGAGAAACAGCAAGAGATGGAGGGGTCATCAGCCACGCCCATAAGCACCAATTGA
- the fam131bb gene encoding AF4/FMR2 family member lilli isoform X3 gives MGCIGSRTLTADGLPVQKDGEQHGQTDFSWDGINLSMEDTTSILPRLKKRHSNAYGIGALANASLSGVSRSMKDKVTKPTAMAQGKVAHMIEWQNWGMQTVGPGGTYGVRASSLHMQQERKMENDAYSDLSDGEKEARMAAGVLQQFAISEATLLAWTSMDESMSAGSNQGSVAHLSEANQESITSRDQILHHSSAEVWPHTYVSQGHYCISSSDAWEPISNEPSGMASPAAGSYVMGGGASSEGGYEGNAAATHFLSQQQQQQQQLALQQSQQICQQIQQLQQLQHYQQQQLLQYQSLEQRLHSTSHSLQATPNSTIHSLQPPTHHPPLVDLWGAGHMEAYQSEVGGFVGVATASEGGLNVPTAEDIVKEHSPLLETQEEEEVKEEEVTSCLEPESVTLSPSPAHRTPPTGGSSPAHAAHGTPPTGGSSPGQVTERKASDVTPSVIEMLEEKQQEMEGSSATPISTN, from the exons CAGCAGATGGGCTCCCTGTGCAAAAGGATGGAGAGCAG caTGGCCAAACAGACTTTTCATGGGATGGAATCAAT CTCTCCATGGAAGACACCACGTCCATTTTGCCTCGGCTGAAGAAGAGGCACTCCAATGCGTATGGGATCGGTGCTCTGGCTAATGCGTCTCTATCAg GGGTGTCCCGGTCCATGAAGGACAAGGTGACGAAGCCGACAGCGATGGCGCAGGGCAAGGTGGCGCACATGATCGAGTGGCAGAACTGGGGCATGCAGACGGTGGGGCCGGGCGGCACGTATGGCGTACGCGCCTCTTCCCTGCACATGCAGCAGGAACGCAAGATGGAGAATGACGCCTACAGCGACCTGAGCGACGGAGAGAAGGAGGCCCGCATGGCCGCAG GAGTCCTGCAGCAGTTTGCCATCTCCGAGGCGACGCTCCTGGCGTGGACGTCGATGGATGAAAGCATGAGTGCAGGCTCCAATCAGGGCAGTGTGGCCCACCTGAGCGAGGCCAATCAGGAGAGCATCACTAGTAGAG ATCAGATCCTGCACCACTCCTCTGCAGAAGTGTGGCCCCATACGTACGTATCGCAAGGCCACTACTGCATCTCCTCCTCGGACGCCTGGGAGCCAATCAGCAACGAGCCCTCTGGCATGGCCTCGCCCGCTGCTGGCTCGTACGTGATGGGGGGCGGGGCTTCCAGTGAGGGAGGCTATGAGGGCAACGCTGCTGCTACCCACTTCCtgtcacagcagcagcagcagcagcagcaacttgCCCTGCAGCAGAGTCAGCAGATCTGCCAGCAGatccagcagctgcagcagttACAACACTACCAGCAACAACAGCTGCTACAGTACCAG TCCCTAGAACAGAGGCTACACAGCACCTCTCACTCACTGCAAGCCACGCCCAACAGCACCATCCATAGCTTGCAGCCGCCCACACACCACCCGCCACTGGTGGACTTATGGGGGGCGGGCCATATGGAGGCCTATCAGTCAGAGGTGGGAGGGTTTGTGGGTGTGGCCACCGCCTCAGAGGGCGGCCTAAACGTGCCGACTGCAGAGGACATAGTGAAAGAGCACTCGCCTTTGCTGGAGAcgcaagaggaggaagaggtcaAG GAAGAGGAAGTAACGTCGTGCTTGGAGCCTGAGTCAGTCACTCTTAGCCCCTCCCCTGCGCACAGAACCCCGCCCACTGGAGGCAGCAGCCCAGCACACGCCGCGCACGGGACTCCGCCCACCGGCGGCAGTAGTCCAGGACAGGTCACGGAGCGCAAAGCCTCTGATGTCACCCCTTCTGTCATCGAAATGCTGGAGGAGAAACAGCAAGAGATGGAGGGGTCATCAGCCACGCCCATAAGCACCAATTGA
- the fam131bb gene encoding AF4/FMR2 family member lilli isoform X5 — protein MGCIGSRTLTDGLPVQKDGEQLSMEDTTSILPRLKKRHSNAYGIGALANASLSGVSGVSRSMKDKVTKPTAMAQGKVAHMIEWQNWGMQTVGPGGTYGVRASSLHMQQERKMENDAYSDLSDGEKEARMAAGVLQQFAISEATLLAWTSMDESMSAGSNQGSVAHLSEANQESITSRDQILHHSSAEVWPHTYVSQGHYCISSSDAWEPISNEPSGMASPAAGSYVMGGGASSEGGYEGNAAATHFLSQQQQQQQQLALQQSQQICQQIQQLQQLQHYQQQQLLQYQSLEQRLHSTSHSLQATPNSTIHSLQPPTHHPPLVDLWGAGHMEAYQSEVGGFVGVATASEGGLNVPTAEDIVKEHSPLLETQEEEEVKEEEVTSCLEPESVTLSPSPAHRTPPTGGSSPAHAAHGTPPTGGSSPGQVTERKASDVTPSVIEMLEEKQQEMEGSSATPISTN, from the exons CAGATGGGCTCCCTGTGCAAAAGGATGGAGAGCAG CTCTCCATGGAAGACACCACGTCCATTTTGCCTCGGCTGAAGAAGAGGCACTCCAATGCGTATGGGATCGGTGCTCTGGCTAATGCGTCTCTATCAggtgtgtcag GGGTGTCCCGGTCCATGAAGGACAAGGTGACGAAGCCGACAGCGATGGCGCAGGGCAAGGTGGCGCACATGATCGAGTGGCAGAACTGGGGCATGCAGACGGTGGGGCCGGGCGGCACGTATGGCGTACGCGCCTCTTCCCTGCACATGCAGCAGGAACGCAAGATGGAGAATGACGCCTACAGCGACCTGAGCGACGGAGAGAAGGAGGCCCGCATGGCCGCAG GAGTCCTGCAGCAGTTTGCCATCTCCGAGGCGACGCTCCTGGCGTGGACGTCGATGGATGAAAGCATGAGTGCAGGCTCCAATCAGGGCAGTGTGGCCCACCTGAGCGAGGCCAATCAGGAGAGCATCACTAGTAGAG ATCAGATCCTGCACCACTCCTCTGCAGAAGTGTGGCCCCATACGTACGTATCGCAAGGCCACTACTGCATCTCCTCCTCGGACGCCTGGGAGCCAATCAGCAACGAGCCCTCTGGCATGGCCTCGCCCGCTGCTGGCTCGTACGTGATGGGGGGCGGGGCTTCCAGTGAGGGAGGCTATGAGGGCAACGCTGCTGCTACCCACTTCCtgtcacagcagcagcagcagcagcagcaacttgCCCTGCAGCAGAGTCAGCAGATCTGCCAGCAGatccagcagctgcagcagttACAACACTACCAGCAACAACAGCTGCTACAGTACCAG TCCCTAGAACAGAGGCTACACAGCACCTCTCACTCACTGCAAGCCACGCCCAACAGCACCATCCATAGCTTGCAGCCGCCCACACACCACCCGCCACTGGTGGACTTATGGGGGGCGGGCCATATGGAGGCCTATCAGTCAGAGGTGGGAGGGTTTGTGGGTGTGGCCACCGCCTCAGAGGGCGGCCTAAACGTGCCGACTGCAGAGGACATAGTGAAAGAGCACTCGCCTTTGCTGGAGAcgcaagaggaggaagaggtcaAG GAAGAGGAAGTAACGTCGTGCTTGGAGCCTGAGTCAGTCACTCTTAGCCCCTCCCCTGCGCACAGAACCCCGCCCACTGGAGGCAGCAGCCCAGCACACGCCGCGCACGGGACTCCGCCCACCGGCGGCAGTAGTCCAGGACAGGTCACGGAGCGCAAAGCCTCTGATGTCACCCCTTCTGTCATCGAAATGCTGGAGGAGAAACAGCAAGAGATGGAGGGGTCATCAGCCACGCCCATAAGCACCAATTGA